One Rubripirellula amarantea DNA segment encodes these proteins:
- the hemG gene encoding protoporphyrinogen oxidase, which yields MAINQPYRVAIIGGGLSGLATAVQLHLANQSNESPLALVITVYEASDRVGGVIHTERIQSDDGSVSFLVDHGADMFATQPAAALDLCRKLGVEDQLIEPLPTRRGARICQHGKLIPIPDGFVLMRATKLMPMLTTDLLTWRGKLRWLAERFIPSSQPVGDTDENLDESVASFVQRRMGREVLDRIVAPLSAGIYTADVNQLSMRSTMGPIYAMEREHGSLAKATHVKRKRGEDSEERNSTGARYGRFRAFEGGMIELVRSLVSALPTDSIKVNSPVRSLDLVPGSNRSGNQVLLGFDSGTQETFDHAVIALPPKAAKRLLRTVSNQSSSTPANLIANTLGQIPSASTAIVVMGVRRADIAKDIETFGFVVPLSEGRRILAGSFASHKFAGRAPDDHVLVRVFVGGAMQSDLLDLDDQAIIELVREELSEIIGLSGDPVFAKVVRWNDAMPQYHVGHHRLVKKVRKALDELPSLDLTSNSLDGVGIAPVIRQAEVVASSVLESLQQRSNKVSPTQA from the coding sequence TTGGCCATCAACCAACCGTACCGTGTCGCCATCATCGGGGGAGGTCTTTCGGGACTCGCTACCGCGGTGCAATTGCATTTGGCGAATCAATCAAACGAGTCGCCGCTTGCGCTAGTGATCACGGTCTATGAAGCAAGCGATCGCGTCGGGGGCGTGATCCATACCGAACGGATTCAAAGCGATGACGGAAGCGTCAGTTTTCTTGTCGATCATGGCGCGGACATGTTCGCGACGCAGCCTGCTGCTGCCTTAGATTTGTGTCGCAAGCTCGGCGTCGAAGACCAACTGATCGAGCCTTTGCCAACTCGTCGCGGTGCTCGTATCTGCCAACACGGCAAATTGATCCCTATCCCCGACGGTTTTGTTTTGATGCGGGCAACCAAATTGATGCCCATGCTGACAACCGATCTGCTGACGTGGCGGGGCAAGCTTCGTTGGCTAGCGGAAAGGTTCATCCCGTCGTCTCAGCCAGTCGGCGACACCGACGAAAACCTCGACGAATCAGTGGCCTCCTTTGTGCAACGACGAATGGGACGCGAGGTCCTCGATCGAATCGTGGCGCCGTTGTCCGCAGGCATCTACACGGCTGACGTGAATCAATTGAGCATGCGATCGACGATGGGACCGATATACGCGATGGAACGCGAACATGGTTCACTTGCCAAGGCAACACATGTTAAACGCAAACGTGGGGAAGATTCCGAAGAGCGAAACAGCACGGGAGCGAGATATGGACGTTTTCGAGCCTTCGAAGGTGGCATGATCGAGTTGGTTCGGTCGCTTGTGTCAGCACTCCCTACCGACTCAATCAAAGTCAATTCACCAGTCCGGTCGCTAGATCTTGTTCCTGGATCGAATAGATCTGGCAACCAAGTCTTGCTGGGGTTTGATAGTGGCACCCAAGAAACTTTCGACCACGCCGTTATCGCTTTGCCACCTAAAGCGGCGAAGAGATTGTTGCGCACGGTGTCGAATCAATCTTCGTCAACGCCCGCGAATCTGATTGCCAATACCTTGGGACAAATCCCGTCTGCGTCGACCGCGATCGTGGTCATGGGAGTCCGCCGAGCCGATATCGCGAAAGACATCGAAACGTTTGGCTTCGTTGTTCCGCTTTCGGAAGGACGACGCATTTTGGCCGGTTCGTTTGCGAGTCACAAATTCGCAGGGCGGGCGCCCGATGATCATGTGCTCGTTCGTGTTTTCGTGGGTGGTGCGATGCAGTCCGACTTACTTGACTTAGATGACCAGGCAATCATCGAGCTTGTTCGGGAAGAACTTAGCGAGATCATCGGCCTTTCGGGTGACCCGGTGTTCGCCAAGGTTGTCCGCTGGAATGACGCCATGCCACAATACCACGTCGGTCATCATCGATTAGTTAAGAAAGTACGCAAGGCATTGGACGAATTACCGAGCTTAGATTTGACTAGCAACTCACTCGATGGAGTCGGTATTGCTCCGGTGATTCGCCAAGCTGAAGTTGTTGCCTCATCCGTGCTCGAAAGTTTGCAACAACGCTCCAATAAGGTCTCACCGACTCAGGCCTAG
- a CDS encoding glucose-1-phosphate adenylyltransferase has translation MDLSRTIALILGGGRGTRLFPLTKIRAKPAVPLAAKYRLIDIPISNCINSGLNRAYVLTQFLSESLHRHLRQTYTFDHFNGGFVELLAAQQTVNKGTDWYQGTADAVRKNLVHLTEDWIEHVLILSGDQLYRMDFRDMMRTHIESGADATIAGIPVSRDEASSLGIMQVDNDGRVRGFVEKPQTDEELATVQMDPAWIDARGIPSHGRDCLASMGLYIFNKDVMVDLLRNDSHSDFGKEVFPEAIKSHKVNVHLFDGYWEDIGTIRAFYEANLSLAGKNPPFDIRNADAPIYSRPRFLPPTIMGNASIEGSLIADGCLIGENVKIKNSVLGLRTVVGDNVTIEDSVVMGADYIESESRGPIPIGIGAGSTIIGTILDKNCRIGENVSITNQQKVDHQGEDDDLQVRDGIPIVIKNGIIPSGYTM, from the coding sequence ATGGACCTTTCTCGAACAATCGCGTTGATTCTAGGTGGAGGCCGGGGAACTCGCTTATTTCCGCTGACCAAAATCCGCGCTAAACCCGCCGTACCGCTGGCGGCCAAATATCGTTTGATTGATATCCCGATTAGTAACTGCATCAACAGCGGTTTGAATCGCGCGTATGTGTTGACCCAGTTTCTTTCCGAAAGCCTGCACCGTCACCTTCGCCAGACTTACACCTTCGACCACTTCAACGGTGGCTTCGTCGAATTGCTGGCAGCCCAGCAAACGGTCAACAAGGGGACCGACTGGTATCAAGGTACCGCCGACGCGGTACGCAAGAACTTGGTTCACTTGACCGAAGATTGGATCGAGCATGTTTTGATTCTGTCGGGTGACCAGCTTTACCGAATGGACTTCCGCGACATGATGCGGACCCATATCGAGTCGGGTGCTGATGCAACGATCGCTGGGATTCCAGTGTCGCGAGACGAGGCGTCTTCGCTGGGCATCATGCAAGTGGACAATGACGGTCGCGTGCGTGGCTTCGTCGAAAAGCCTCAAACCGACGAAGAACTTGCTACCGTTCAAATGGACCCTGCTTGGATCGATGCCAGAGGCATCCCGAGTCACGGACGCGACTGCCTAGCAAGCATGGGACTCTACATCTTCAACAAAGACGTGATGGTCGACTTGCTGCGAAACGATTCGCACAGTGATTTTGGAAAAGAGGTTTTTCCCGAGGCGATCAAGTCTCACAAGGTGAACGTGCACCTGTTTGACGGGTACTGGGAAGACATCGGTACTATTCGAGCATTCTATGAAGCCAACCTATCGTTGGCCGGCAAGAACCCTCCCTTTGACATTCGTAATGCTGATGCGCCGATCTATTCAAGACCTCGCTTCTTGCCGCCAACGATCATGGGCAATGCGTCCATCGAAGGCAGCTTGATCGCGGACGGATGTTTGATTGGCGAGAACGTCAAAATCAAGAATAGCGTCTTAGGATTACGAACCGTGGTGGGCGACAACGTCACCATCGAAGATAGCGTCGTGATGGGAGCGGACTACATCGAATCCGAATCTCGCGGCCCCATCCCCATCGGCATCGGAGCGGGCTCGACCATCATCGGCACAATCTTGGATAAGAATTGCCGCATTGGTGAAAACGTCAGCATTACCAACCAGCAAAAGGTTGACCATCAAGGCGAAGACGACGACTTGCAAGTGCGAGACGGAATCCCGATCGTGATCAAGAACGGAATCATTCCGAGCGGATACACGATGTAG
- a CDS encoding ferredoxin--NADP reductase yields MSDPSDKPSLSAIEPAVSNSGNAPNSNDHALGSLTEGGTGVTLSSAEIRTLKEKYYNATIVDRRDIHDDLAVFRIRPDQGFEPFEAGQYVALGLGNWERRIANCQDEPLPESKWKKLTRRAYSISCPMVDVDSATDSTVQVMTVNSIDYLEFYVALVRHAGDLDQKPPSLTPRLFGLQSGDRIEIAKKIVGHYVAHDIGPDDTVLMVGTGTGEAPHNAMAASLLSQDHQGRIIHVTSVRQRKDLAYLRQHETLSKHFPQYSYFPLTTRDPENLNTSHPKFVGKQYVQELFRSGRLAELAGVDLSPKNTHVFLCGNPAMIGYAPPGAPPLTQPGMIQVLIEAGFTDDHNQSGPGVIRFEKYW; encoded by the coding sequence TTGAGCGACCCATCGGATAAGCCCTCACTGTCGGCCATCGAACCAGCGGTGTCAAACAGCGGAAATGCACCTAACTCCAACGACCACGCACTGGGATCGTTAACCGAGGGTGGTACAGGCGTGACTCTTTCATCCGCAGAGATCCGAACGCTCAAGGAAAAGTACTACAACGCGACCATCGTTGATCGTCGTGATATCCATGACGATTTGGCGGTGTTCCGTATTCGACCGGACCAGGGATTCGAACCCTTTGAAGCAGGACAGTACGTCGCGTTGGGACTTGGGAATTGGGAACGGCGTATCGCCAACTGCCAAGATGAACCGCTGCCCGAGAGCAAATGGAAGAAGCTGACCAGGCGAGCGTATTCGATTTCTTGCCCAATGGTAGACGTCGATTCGGCGACGGACTCGACGGTTCAAGTCATGACGGTCAATTCGATTGACTACCTCGAATTTTACGTCGCTTTGGTTCGTCACGCGGGTGACCTGGACCAGAAACCTCCTTCGTTAACACCTCGTTTATTTGGACTCCAATCCGGCGATCGCATTGAAATCGCCAAGAAAATCGTTGGCCACTACGTCGCACACGATATTGGACCGGACGACACGGTGTTGATGGTCGGCACGGGTACTGGTGAAGCACCGCATAACGCGATGGCGGCTAGTTTGCTTTCCCAGGATCATCAAGGACGGATCATCCACGTCACAAGCGTTCGGCAGCGCAAGGACTTAGCCTACCTAAGACAACACGAAACGCTGTCGAAACACTTCCCTCAGTACAGCTATTTTCCTCTGACGACACGAGATCCCGAGAACCTCAATACGTCGCATCCGAAATTCGTTGGCAAACAATACGTGCAGGAGTTGTTTCGCTCGGGAAGGTTAGCGGAACTAGCGGGCGTGGATTTGAGCCCGAAGAATACTCACGTCTTTCTTTGCGGAAACCCCGCTATGATCGGCTACGCACCACCGGGCGCGCCGCCTCTCACGCAACCGGGGATGATTCAAGTCTTAATCGAAGCCGGGTTTACCGATGATCACAATCAGAGCGGTCCCGGTGTGATTCGTTTTGAGAAGTATTGGTAA
- a CDS encoding MBL fold metallo-hydrolase, whose product MQIHCLGTVGYHPNDTRHTSCYFLPKSGILLDGGSGMFRLRKHIETESLDILLSHAHLDHILGLTFLLDVLHESSVKKIRIWGEATKLQAVQDHLFHPLIFPMPLECEWNPIDDLESFTINDAEITFRHQEHPGGSIAYRIDWQSPRKRLVYATDTTGDLSDEHAHWSQDADLLMHECYFRDEASHWALRTGHCWTSRVAQVAAKSKPKQLLLTHINPIETRDDPIDIASIRRQIECKAILAEDEMLVEF is encoded by the coding sequence ATGCAAATCCACTGCCTGGGCACGGTGGGCTATCACCCCAATGATACCCGACACACGTCGTGCTACTTCCTTCCTAAATCGGGTATCTTGCTCGATGGCGGCAGCGGGATGTTTCGATTGAGAAAGCATATCGAAACGGAATCGCTGGACATATTACTCAGCCACGCGCATCTCGATCACATCTTAGGGCTAACGTTCCTGCTTGATGTCTTGCACGAAAGCTCTGTGAAGAAAATTCGCATTTGGGGTGAGGCGACGAAGCTGCAAGCAGTCCAAGACCATCTGTTTCATCCGCTGATTTTTCCAATGCCGCTGGAATGTGAATGGAACCCCATCGACGACTTAGAGTCATTCACGATCAACGACGCTGAAATTACATTCCGGCATCAAGAGCACCCAGGCGGCTCGATAGCGTATCGGATTGATTGGCAATCACCAAGAAAGCGATTGGTCTACGCTACTGATACAACCGGCGACTTGTCAGATGAACATGCCCACTGGAGCCAAGATGCCGATCTACTGATGCACGAATGCTATTTTCGTGACGAGGCATCGCATTGGGCACTGAGGACCGGACACTGCTGGACGAGCCGGGTAGCGCAGGTCGCAGCCAAATCAAAACCGAAGCAATTGCTGCTTACCCATATCAACCCAATCGAAACCCGCGACGACCCCATCGACATTGCATCGATTCGCCGCCAGATCGAGTGCAAGGCGATTTTGGCCGAAGACGAAATGCTAGTTGAGTTCTAG
- a CDS encoding hypervirulence associated TUDOR domain-containing protein, producing MAKYSEGTSVKWKWGDGYGHGKVQSSFEKKVTRKIDGSEVSREGSNENPAYYVQVDDGNNVLKLESELEKDS from the coding sequence ATGGCGAAGTACAGCGAAGGGACGAGCGTGAAGTGGAAATGGGGAGACGGCTATGGTCACGGGAAAGTGCAGTCATCATTTGAAAAGAAAGTGACGCGAAAAATTGATGGGTCAGAAGTGAGTCGGGAAGGTTCGAATGAAAACCCCGCCTACTATGTGCAGGTCGATGACGGCAACAATGTCTTGAAGCTAGAAAGTGAGCTCGAAAAGGACTCGTGA